One window of the Salminus brasiliensis chromosome 1, fSalBra1.hap2, whole genome shotgun sequence genome contains the following:
- the myct1a gene encoding myc target protein 1 homolog has protein sequence MCVCVDGVMADNSTHPILEILQSFGLRDLILAFCLSMVVGLVLGALVYLTLTWMSRRRASATITRLPSPRCAGRSSSSSSPRSRLAFSRHSSAYDRRSNNSLASAAFSFHRQTSCSSPTGDQADLLGRKSSFRASTFHPLLQCSQIAREAEEGSQGSLPRTPTLTNNPTGTTSSTTTVSSMVTPPRARPRPDSFWGNSGLRGIQTPPPAYESIIRAYQETCT, from the exons atgtgtgtatgtgtggacgGAGTGATGGCCGATAACAGCACTCATCCCATTCTGGAAATACTGCAGTCCTTCGGCTTGA GGGATCTGATCCTGGCCTTCTGTCTCTCCATGGTGGTTGGTTTGGTGCTGGGTGCTCTTGTTTATTTGACCCTGACCTGGATGTCTCGTCGACGGGCCTCAGCCACCATCACTCGCCTGCCCTCGCCTCGCTGTGCCGGTcgctcctcatcctcctcctccccgcGTTCCCGCCTTGCATTCAGTCGCCACAGCAGTGCCTATGACCGCCGCAGCAACAACAGCCTGGCCAGTGCCGCCTTCTCCTTCCACCGTCAGACCTCATGCTCATCCCCCACAGGTGATCAGGCTGACCTGCTGGGCCGCAAGTCCAGCTTCAGGGCCTCCACATTCCACCCGCTGCTACAGTGCAGTCAGATCGCTAGGGAGGCTGAGGAGGGCAGCCAAGGCAGTCTGCCTCGCACCCCCACCCTCACCAATAACCCCACAGGCACCACGAGTTCCACCACCACAGTCAGCTCCATGGTCACCCCACCCAGAGCCAGGCCCAGACCGGACTCCTTTTGGGGAAACAGCGGCCTAAGGGGCATCCAGACCCCCCCGCCGGCCTATGAGAGCATCATACGGGCCTATCAGGAAACCTGCACTTGA
- the serac1 gene encoding protein SERAC1 isoform X1: MSVAALRLIPCRSLCTAGPGVKKAIPWKDIWKIAKVTGAIIMGGCVFITYEVVSLNQAVTIDTQAILQEKQKSYIYLTPVTRKEQDSLGTSLTYKARNELHKAARKFIEISSRVLQHPLDERLSHLDADPHECALWLLLKKTRSNIRAERLQAVQDLAHNHHWQDYQYRTAAQAIDQRTAIGLARMPQVDLRFFLAPPALPEVENEFLIEDGLRRLLASLPQSEVDQCVQYFTSLALRESSQSLASQRSGLWCFGGNGLPYAQSLTTIPSEKVESFCLHALVQHSKVPSHCDHIVTNGGLQLLQRVYQLRQDSQKIQRNIVRIIGNLALNENLHTAIVQSGWVSVLAEMVQSPHIMQASHAARALANLDRDTEVQKYQDGVYVLHPHCRSNQPIKADVLFVHGLLGAAFKTWRQKDCDLTEDEKSVGVREDYTECWPKSWLAADCPNLRILSVEYDTHLSDWRAKCPVENQRKSLVYRSGELLKKLKAAGVGERPVVWVAHSMGGLLVKKMLLDASNDPELSPLVKNTKGVLFYSVPHYGTSMAEYSVNVRYLLFPSIEVKELCRDSPALRNLNENFINIAKDQEFKVLSFAESLPTSIGPMMKMMVVPAQSADLGVGDLIKVEVDHLNICKPEKKDTFLYKRSLQFIQDALGQILH; this comes from the exons ATGTCTGTGGCTGCCCTGCGCTTGATCCCTTGCCGAAGCCTGTGCACTGCTGGTCCAGGTGTGAAGAAAGCAATCCCATGGAAAGATATTT GGAAAATAGCTAAAGTAACTGGTGCCATTATTATGGG CGGCTGTGTTTTTATTACTTATGAGGTCGTCAGCCTGAACCAGGCAGTCACCATCGATACTCAGGCAATTCTTCAGGAGAAGCAGAAATCCTATATCTACCTGACCCCAGTCACTAGGAAAGAACAGGACTCCCTTGGTACCA GTCTTACTTACAAAGCCAGAAATGAGCTTCATAAAGCAGCAAGAAAATTTATTGAAATTTCATCTCGCGTTCTTCAACATCCACTAGATG AGCGTCTAAGCCATTTGGATGCAGACCCTCATGAGTGTGCCCTGTGGCTGCTGCTAAAGAAGACCCGATCTAACATTCGAGCGGAACGACTGCAGGCAGTACAGGACCTAGCACACAATCATCACTGGCAGG ATTATCAATACCGGACAGCTGCACAGGCTATAGACCAGCGCACAGCCATAGGCCTAGCCCGTATGCCTCAAGTGGATCTTCGCTTCTTTCTTGCCCCTCCTGCACTGCCTGAGGTGGAGAAT GAGTTTCTAATAGAGGATGGACTGCGGCGGCTGCTGGCTTCTCTGCCCCAGTCAGAAGTGGATCAGTGTGTACAGTACTTCACTTCACTCGCGTTAAGAGAAAGCAGTCAGTCACTAGCCTCTCAAAGG AGTGGGCTGTGGTGTTTTGGGGGGAATGGACTGCCCTATGCTCAGAGCCTCACTACCATACCTTCTGAGAAGGTGgagtctttctgtctgcacgcCCTAGTACAGCACTCAAAG GTCCCAAGTCATTGTGATCACATAGTGACCAATGGAGGGCTGCAGCTTTTGCAAAGAGTTTACCAACTTCGACAGGATTCTCAGAAGATTCAACGGAACATTGTGCGCATTATCGGGAACCTTGCACTGAATGAGAACTTGCACACAGCCATAGTGCAGTCAG GTTGGGTGTCTGTCCTAGCTGAGATGGTTCAGTCTCCCCACATCATGCAGGCGTCTCATGCTGCTCGTGCTTTAGCAAACCTGGACAGAGACACTGAGGTGCAGAAGTACCAGGACGGAGTCTATGTTTTACACCCACACTGCCGCTCCAA CCAGCCCATCAAAGCAGATGTTCTCTTTGTCCATGGCCTTTTGGGAGCTGCTTTTAAGACATGGAGGCAGAAAGACTGTGATTTGACTGAGGATGAAAAATCTGTGGGAGTACGAGAAGACTACACAGAGTGTTGGCCTAAG TCGTGGTTGGCAGCTGACTGCCCCAACCTTAGAATCTTGTCTGTAGAGTATGACACTCATCTTAGTGATTGGAGGGCCAAGTGCCCTGTTGAAAACCAGAg AAAGTCCTTGGTGTATCGGAGTGGAGAGCTACTGAAAAAACTGAAGGCTGCAGGAGTAGGGGAAAGGCCTGTAGTCTGGGTGGCACACAGTATGGGAG GTTTGCTGGTGAAAAAGATGCTCTTAGATGCATCAAATGATCCTGAGCTGAGTCCCTTAGTCAAGAACACAAAAGGTGTTTTGTTCTATAGTGTTCCTCACTATGGCACATCCATGGCAGAGTATTCAGTAAACGTGAGATACCTGCTGTTTCCCTCCATAGAAGTAAAAGAGCTCTGCCGAG ACTCACCAGCCTTGCGAAATTTGAATGAGAATTTCATTAACATTGCAAAAGACCAAGAATTCAAGGTGCTGAGCTTTGCAGAATCTCTGCCCACGTCCATTGGCCCAATGATGAAAATGATGGTTGTTCCTGCCCAGTCAGCAG ATCTGGGTGTTGGAGACCTGATTAAAGTGGAGGTAGATCATCTCAACATCTGTAAACCTGAGAAGAAGGACACTTTTCTCTACAAGCGCAGCTTACAGTTTATTCAAGATGCTCTTGGACAGATACTCCACTGA
- the serac1 gene encoding protein SERAC1 isoform X2 — MERYFGCVFITYEVVSLNQAVTIDTQAILQEKQKSYIYLTPVTRKEQDSLGTSLTYKARNELHKAARKFIEISSRVLQHPLDERLSHLDADPHECALWLLLKKTRSNIRAERLQAVQDLAHNHHWQDYQYRTAAQAIDQRTAIGLARMPQVDLRFFLAPPALPEVENEFLIEDGLRRLLASLPQSEVDQCVQYFTSLALRESSQSLASQRSGLWCFGGNGLPYAQSLTTIPSEKVESFCLHALVQHSKVPSHCDHIVTNGGLQLLQRVYQLRQDSQKIQRNIVRIIGNLALNENLHTAIVQSGWVSVLAEMVQSPHIMQASHAARALANLDRDTEVQKYQDGVYVLHPHCRSNQPIKADVLFVHGLLGAAFKTWRQKDCDLTEDEKSVGVREDYTECWPKSWLAADCPNLRILSVEYDTHLSDWRAKCPVENQRKSLVYRSGELLKKLKAAGVGERPVVWVAHSMGGLLVKKMLLDASNDPELSPLVKNTKGVLFYSVPHYGTSMAEYSVNVRYLLFPSIEVKELCRDSPALRNLNENFINIAKDQEFKVLSFAESLPTSIGPMMKMMVVPAQSADLGVGDLIKVEVDHLNICKPEKKDTFLYKRSLQFIQDALGQILH, encoded by the exons ATGGAAAGATATTT CGGCTGTGTTTTTATTACTTATGAGGTCGTCAGCCTGAACCAGGCAGTCACCATCGATACTCAGGCAATTCTTCAGGAGAAGCAGAAATCCTATATCTACCTGACCCCAGTCACTAGGAAAGAACAGGACTCCCTTGGTACCA GTCTTACTTACAAAGCCAGAAATGAGCTTCATAAAGCAGCAAGAAAATTTATTGAAATTTCATCTCGCGTTCTTCAACATCCACTAGATG AGCGTCTAAGCCATTTGGATGCAGACCCTCATGAGTGTGCCCTGTGGCTGCTGCTAAAGAAGACCCGATCTAACATTCGAGCGGAACGACTGCAGGCAGTACAGGACCTAGCACACAATCATCACTGGCAGG ATTATCAATACCGGACAGCTGCACAGGCTATAGACCAGCGCACAGCCATAGGCCTAGCCCGTATGCCTCAAGTGGATCTTCGCTTCTTTCTTGCCCCTCCTGCACTGCCTGAGGTGGAGAAT GAGTTTCTAATAGAGGATGGACTGCGGCGGCTGCTGGCTTCTCTGCCCCAGTCAGAAGTGGATCAGTGTGTACAGTACTTCACTTCACTCGCGTTAAGAGAAAGCAGTCAGTCACTAGCCTCTCAAAGG AGTGGGCTGTGGTGTTTTGGGGGGAATGGACTGCCCTATGCTCAGAGCCTCACTACCATACCTTCTGAGAAGGTGgagtctttctgtctgcacgcCCTAGTACAGCACTCAAAG GTCCCAAGTCATTGTGATCACATAGTGACCAATGGAGGGCTGCAGCTTTTGCAAAGAGTTTACCAACTTCGACAGGATTCTCAGAAGATTCAACGGAACATTGTGCGCATTATCGGGAACCTTGCACTGAATGAGAACTTGCACACAGCCATAGTGCAGTCAG GTTGGGTGTCTGTCCTAGCTGAGATGGTTCAGTCTCCCCACATCATGCAGGCGTCTCATGCTGCTCGTGCTTTAGCAAACCTGGACAGAGACACTGAGGTGCAGAAGTACCAGGACGGAGTCTATGTTTTACACCCACACTGCCGCTCCAA CCAGCCCATCAAAGCAGATGTTCTCTTTGTCCATGGCCTTTTGGGAGCTGCTTTTAAGACATGGAGGCAGAAAGACTGTGATTTGACTGAGGATGAAAAATCTGTGGGAGTACGAGAAGACTACACAGAGTGTTGGCCTAAG TCGTGGTTGGCAGCTGACTGCCCCAACCTTAGAATCTTGTCTGTAGAGTATGACACTCATCTTAGTGATTGGAGGGCCAAGTGCCCTGTTGAAAACCAGAg AAAGTCCTTGGTGTATCGGAGTGGAGAGCTACTGAAAAAACTGAAGGCTGCAGGAGTAGGGGAAAGGCCTGTAGTCTGGGTGGCACACAGTATGGGAG GTTTGCTGGTGAAAAAGATGCTCTTAGATGCATCAAATGATCCTGAGCTGAGTCCCTTAGTCAAGAACACAAAAGGTGTTTTGTTCTATAGTGTTCCTCACTATGGCACATCCATGGCAGAGTATTCAGTAAACGTGAGATACCTGCTGTTTCCCTCCATAGAAGTAAAAGAGCTCTGCCGAG ACTCACCAGCCTTGCGAAATTTGAATGAGAATTTCATTAACATTGCAAAAGACCAAGAATTCAAGGTGCTGAGCTTTGCAGAATCTCTGCCCACGTCCATTGGCCCAATGATGAAAATGATGGTTGTTCCTGCCCAGTCAGCAG ATCTGGGTGTTGGAGACCTGATTAAAGTGGAGGTAGATCATCTCAACATCTGTAAACCTGAGAAGAAGGACACTTTTCTCTACAAGCGCAGCTTACAGTTTATTCAAGATGCTCTTGGACAGATACTCCACTGA
- the serac1 gene encoding protein SERAC1 isoform X3: protein MGGCVFITYEVVSLNQAVTIDTQAILQEKQKSYIYLTPVTRKEQDSLGTSLTYKARNELHKAARKFIEISSRVLQHPLDERLSHLDADPHECALWLLLKKTRSNIRAERLQAVQDLAHNHHWQDYQYRTAAQAIDQRTAIGLARMPQVDLRFFLAPPALPEVENEFLIEDGLRRLLASLPQSEVDQCVQYFTSLALRESSQSLASQRSGLWCFGGNGLPYAQSLTTIPSEKVESFCLHALVQHSKVPSHCDHIVTNGGLQLLQRVYQLRQDSQKIQRNIVRIIGNLALNENLHTAIVQSGWVSVLAEMVQSPHIMQASHAARALANLDRDTEVQKYQDGVYVLHPHCRSNQPIKADVLFVHGLLGAAFKTWRQKDCDLTEDEKSVGVREDYTECWPKSWLAADCPNLRILSVEYDTHLSDWRAKCPVENQRKSLVYRSGELLKKLKAAGVGERPVVWVAHSMGGLLVKKMLLDASNDPELSPLVKNTKGVLFYSVPHYGTSMAEYSVNVRYLLFPSIEVKELCRDSPALRNLNENFINIAKDQEFKVLSFAESLPTSIGPMMKMMVVPAQSADLGVGDLIKVEVDHLNICKPEKKDTFLYKRSLQFIQDALGQILH, encoded by the exons ATGGG CGGCTGTGTTTTTATTACTTATGAGGTCGTCAGCCTGAACCAGGCAGTCACCATCGATACTCAGGCAATTCTTCAGGAGAAGCAGAAATCCTATATCTACCTGACCCCAGTCACTAGGAAAGAACAGGACTCCCTTGGTACCA GTCTTACTTACAAAGCCAGAAATGAGCTTCATAAAGCAGCAAGAAAATTTATTGAAATTTCATCTCGCGTTCTTCAACATCCACTAGATG AGCGTCTAAGCCATTTGGATGCAGACCCTCATGAGTGTGCCCTGTGGCTGCTGCTAAAGAAGACCCGATCTAACATTCGAGCGGAACGACTGCAGGCAGTACAGGACCTAGCACACAATCATCACTGGCAGG ATTATCAATACCGGACAGCTGCACAGGCTATAGACCAGCGCACAGCCATAGGCCTAGCCCGTATGCCTCAAGTGGATCTTCGCTTCTTTCTTGCCCCTCCTGCACTGCCTGAGGTGGAGAAT GAGTTTCTAATAGAGGATGGACTGCGGCGGCTGCTGGCTTCTCTGCCCCAGTCAGAAGTGGATCAGTGTGTACAGTACTTCACTTCACTCGCGTTAAGAGAAAGCAGTCAGTCACTAGCCTCTCAAAGG AGTGGGCTGTGGTGTTTTGGGGGGAATGGACTGCCCTATGCTCAGAGCCTCACTACCATACCTTCTGAGAAGGTGgagtctttctgtctgcacgcCCTAGTACAGCACTCAAAG GTCCCAAGTCATTGTGATCACATAGTGACCAATGGAGGGCTGCAGCTTTTGCAAAGAGTTTACCAACTTCGACAGGATTCTCAGAAGATTCAACGGAACATTGTGCGCATTATCGGGAACCTTGCACTGAATGAGAACTTGCACACAGCCATAGTGCAGTCAG GTTGGGTGTCTGTCCTAGCTGAGATGGTTCAGTCTCCCCACATCATGCAGGCGTCTCATGCTGCTCGTGCTTTAGCAAACCTGGACAGAGACACTGAGGTGCAGAAGTACCAGGACGGAGTCTATGTTTTACACCCACACTGCCGCTCCAA CCAGCCCATCAAAGCAGATGTTCTCTTTGTCCATGGCCTTTTGGGAGCTGCTTTTAAGACATGGAGGCAGAAAGACTGTGATTTGACTGAGGATGAAAAATCTGTGGGAGTACGAGAAGACTACACAGAGTGTTGGCCTAAG TCGTGGTTGGCAGCTGACTGCCCCAACCTTAGAATCTTGTCTGTAGAGTATGACACTCATCTTAGTGATTGGAGGGCCAAGTGCCCTGTTGAAAACCAGAg AAAGTCCTTGGTGTATCGGAGTGGAGAGCTACTGAAAAAACTGAAGGCTGCAGGAGTAGGGGAAAGGCCTGTAGTCTGGGTGGCACACAGTATGGGAG GTTTGCTGGTGAAAAAGATGCTCTTAGATGCATCAAATGATCCTGAGCTGAGTCCCTTAGTCAAGAACACAAAAGGTGTTTTGTTCTATAGTGTTCCTCACTATGGCACATCCATGGCAGAGTATTCAGTAAACGTGAGATACCTGCTGTTTCCCTCCATAGAAGTAAAAGAGCTCTGCCGAG ACTCACCAGCCTTGCGAAATTTGAATGAGAATTTCATTAACATTGCAAAAGACCAAGAATTCAAGGTGCTGAGCTTTGCAGAATCTCTGCCCACGTCCATTGGCCCAATGATGAAAATGATGGTTGTTCCTGCCCAGTCAGCAG ATCTGGGTGTTGGAGACCTGATTAAAGTGGAGGTAGATCATCTCAACATCTGTAAACCTGAGAAGAAGGACACTTTTCTCTACAAGCGCAGCTTACAGTTTATTCAAGATGCTCTTGGACAGATACTCCACTGA